A single window of Drosophila suzukii chromosome 3, CBGP_Dsuzu_IsoJpt1.0, whole genome shotgun sequence DNA harbors:
- the LOC108014682 gene encoding protein arginine N-methyltransferase 1 produces the protein MTGKKNKKSLKTGNKATNAPKKPLKLSLADFHNQLDKQVTQKNGKKMNTNKWESSGIIGGTRGRGVCCKKLPIVPRHLGDTTVQNANITKSNGDVPKTTSILAETRKTPGKLEDPKPNGLHRNPDKPNRAGKPSDGKITLLRRANPQDASRGRPTTQVRSCPRIATPPRYVPQELKEVDLMTSADFRYDYAADLKNMRFRQQGQYHMQFFKTVMHQNRHLFKGRIILVLSCGTGTLALMSAQLGAKRVYAVDYSKVTGYAELVVRHNCQENVIKVLHGHMKDLQLPEKVDGIVCTWMGHCLLFESEILEVLEARDRWLKKGGFILPDMGSLYIVASEEHNLKNDRCNWWRDIYGFNMNAMRRYSLAEPRYAKTSGEKILTLAHGILSLDLRKAKQEDLFIDRKIRLKVKKEGFLECFLLFFEVQFSSSQFKMSCNPCCKTPYKSLWLQTVLFVEQPFVLRSNLHYTGNLKFKPLKPNSLKEMEIRIDFYEGLEYDDDWDLCIRRVAKRWLMLERFQTFSEVESCQDELGEADGQNF, from the coding sequence ATGACTGGGAAGAAGAACAAAAAATCACTCAAAACGGGAAATAAGGCAACTAATGCTCCCAAGAAACCCCTAAAACTGAGTCTGGCCGATTTCCATAATCAGCTAGATAAACAAGTTACACAAAAGAATGGCAAAAAGATGAACACAAATAAATGGGAAAGTTCTGGAATTATCGGTGGAACTCGTGGACGTGGAGTTTGTTGTAAAAAGCTTCCAATAGTTCCCAGACATTTGGGGGATACAACAGTTCAGAATGCAAATATCACTAAATCAAATGGTGACGTTCCCAAAACCACGAGTATCCTGGCAGAGACAAGGAAAACTCCAGGAAAATTGGAGGATCCTAAGCCCAATGGTCTCCATAGAAACCCAGATAAACCAAATAGAGCTGGAAAACCCAGCGATGGAAAAATAACTTTACTGAGAAGAGCAAATCCCCAGGATGCTTCTCGAGGTCGGCCCACGACGCAAGTACGATCCTGTCCCCGGATTGCCACGCCACCAAGATATGTGCCCCAGGAACTAAAGGAAGTGGATCTCATGACATCTGCGGATTTTCGCTATGATTACGCCGCAGATCTGAAGAACATGCGATTTCGGCAGCAGGGTCAATATCACATGCAATTCTTCAAAACTGTTATGCATCAGAATCGGCACCTCTTCAAGGGTCGCATAATTCTGGTTCTATCCTGCGGAACTGGAACCCTGGCTCTAATGTCAGCCCAATTGGGAGCCAAAAGGGTCTATGCCGTGGATTACTCTAAGGTCACTGGCTATGCAGAGTTGGTTGTGCGTCATAATTGCCAGGAAAACGTCATAAAGGTTTTACATGGACACATGAAGGATTTACAATTACCGGAGAAAGTCGATGGCATCGTATGCACCTGGATGGGACATTGCTTGCTCTTCGAATCGGAGATATTGGAGGTGCTCGAAGCCAGAGATCGCTGGCTAAAAAAGGGCGGATTTATCCTACCCGATATGGGTTCGCTATATATCGTTGCATCCGAGGAACACAACCTGAAGAACGATCGCTGCAACTGGTGGCGGGACATCTACGGATTTAATATGAATGCCATGCGTCGATATTCCCTGGCTGAACCTCGTtatgccaaaacaagcggaGAAAAAATTCTGACCCTGGCTCATGGGATTTTAAGCCTAGATTTGAGAAAAGCCAAGCAAGAAGATCTCTTTATAGACCGAAAAATAAGATTAAAGGTGAAAAAAGAGGGTTTTCTCGAGTGCTTTCTTCTCTTTTTCGAAGTGCAGTTCAGTAGTTCACAATTCAAGATGAGCTGCAATCCCTGCTGTAAGACACCCTACAAATCGCTTTGGTTGCAAACCGTACTTTTTGTAGAGCAACCGTTTGTTTTGCGCAGTAATCTTCATTACACGGGTAACCTGAAATTCAAGCCCCTGAAACCGAATAGCTTAAAGGAAATGGAAATACGTATTGACTTCTACGAGGGTCTGGAGTACGATGACGATTGGGACTTGTGTATTCGCCGGGTGGCCAAGAGATGGCTCATGCTGGAGCGCTTTCAGACTTTTAGTGAGGTGGAGAGCTGTCAGGATGAGCTGGGGGAGGCTGATGGACAGAACTTTTAG
- the LOC108014683 gene encoding uncharacterized protein: MLSVQTAGCAGMERLGVPTRTSLSSPPDDRDQFRCRMRVDALQARELLAVRGETVIRGAGNNQQQHHLHHSSISSSNKQQHSHHQQQRMTTPSTHNSGGGGGAGGGGAGGDHHHHQLSSSSNNNYSISSNVARGGIEATTLKYGNTGSGSGCYKGDCGNSSSGSSCSSLQSHSNDHHQHYQYQLQQQQTPRCPHHVPLPDSEYGQDRHLQIRSSYQQSEITRSYTKPPPNKTVRDVPEQISAGGCGVSSSSYRLTTLQAASSTYTPSGVSVSASSSSSKSKPNAITKFFSRISSPKSPPSCTMSSMATASPPSSVSMSSSASSLASSACVSTSSSASSLAAVPLPTLPVSNASLLKSTACGYGTNPSGTHIYAGLGPSTQLLTSLGTGTSGNCSPERIPTPPLSVSVPIGAGLQPLRSSSSSGSSSSTASLPAVETSTTTATTQSSFATGATGDLPLTTMSRNNSNSSMMSCHCSCNSRNCSHCAANS; the protein is encoded by the exons ATGCTATCGGTACAGACGGCCGGCTGCGCGGGAATGGAGCGGCTCGGCGTTCCGACCCGCACATCTTTAAGCTCACCACCCGATGATAG GGATCAATTTAGATGTAGAATGCGCGTGGATGCGCTACAAGCACGTGAGCTCCTGGCTGTACGTGGCGAGACTGTGATTCGTGGCGCCGGAAACaatcagcagcaacatcatctCCATcacagcagcatcagcagcagcaacaagcaacaacattCCCACCACCAGCAACAACGCATGACAACTCCAAGCACGCACAACtccggcggcggcggcggcgcaggaggaggaggagcaggcgGTGACCATCACCATCACCAGCTGAGCAgtagcagcaacaacaactataGTATTAGCAGTAATGTGGCGCGAGGCGGCATTGAGGCCACCACCCTCAAGTACGGCAACACGGGCAGCGGGAGCGGTTGCTACAAGGGCGACTGCGGCAACTCCTCATCCGGATCGTCGTGCAGTTCGCTCCAGAGCCACAGCaacgaccaccaccaacattACCAGTaccagctgcagcagcagcagacgcCCCGCTGTCCCCATCACGTACCACTGCCGGACAGCGAGTACGGACAGGATCGCCACCTGCAGATCAGGAGCAGCTATCAG CAATCGGAGATCACCAGATCGTACACGAAACCGCCGCCCAACAAGACGGTGCGGGATGTGCCCGAGCAGATCTCGGCGGGCGGCTGTGGCGTCTCCAGTTCCAGCTACCGTCTCACCACGCTCCAGGCCGCCTCCTCCACATACACGCCCAGTGGCGTGTCAGTGTCCGCCTCCTCATCGTCCAGCAAGTCCAAGCCGAATGCCATAACCAAGTTCTTCTCGCGGATCAGTTCGCCAAAGTCGCCGCCGAGCTGTACGATGTCCTCGATGGCCACTGCATCCCCTCCATCCTCCGTCTCCATGTCGTCGTCTGCCTCCTCGCTCGCCTCCTCCGCCTGTGTGTCCACCTCGTCGTCGGCCTCCTCGCTGGCTGCAGTGCCGCTGCCCACGCTGCCGGTGTCCAATGCATCGCTGCTGAAGAGCACAGCCTGTGGCTATGGGACGAATCCCAGTGGGACGCATATCTACGCGGGATTGGGACCGAGCACGCAACTGCTGACCAGCCTGGGTACCGGAACGAGCGGCAATTGCAGCCCCGAAAGGATACCTACACCGCCGCTGTCCGTCTCCGTGCCCATTGGAGCTGGTCTGCAGCCActgaggagcagcagcagcagcgggaGTAGCAGCAGCACCGCCAGCCTACCCGCCGTCGAGACAAGCACAACAACAGCCACCACTCAGTCTTCCTTTGCCACCGGAGCGACGGGGGATCTCCCGCTGACCACGATGAGCCGCAATAATTCCAACTCTAGCATGATGAGCTGCCACTGCAGCTGCAATAGCCGGAATTGCAGCCACTGTGCGGCCAACTCATAA
- the LOC108014659 gene encoding cytochrome b5: MSQLYELSEVAVQNGKNGKPCWLIIKGNVYDVTKFLSEHPGGGEVLLEYGGKDATKAFKQAGHSADAEKELKNYKIGEINSAAPIQIQPTSIAASKPAENTISEDPKPAEKSSSGFCCC; this comes from the coding sequence ATGTCACAGTTGTACGAACTCTCCGAGGTGGCCGTGCAGAATGGCAAGAACGGCAAACCCTGCTGGCTGATCATCAAGGGAAACGTCTACGATGTGACCAAGTTCCTCAGCGAACATCCTGGCGGTGGCGAAGTACTCCTCGAATATGGCGGCAAGGATGCCACCAAGGCCTTCAAGCAAGCGGGACACTCCGCCGATGCCGAAAAGGAACTAAAAAACTACAAAATCGGAGAAATTAACTCTGCTGCACCCATTCAAATTCAGCCCACTtccattgctgcatcgaaaccgGCGGAAAACACAATATCAGAAGATCCCAAGCCGGCGGAGAAAAGCTCTTCcggcttctgctgctgctag
- the elg1 gene encoding enhanced level of genomic instability 1 isoform X2: MEEVLHSVKQKHREKHKRKREEKRRAALLEDQKKSSQEAGRPEKEKPQPLREKSSQENGLKNGRRRSSPLKSSTPVADNQSIMKHFAKAGKPENLAASPVNTAKAKPATNVFEFMMNARNRSIGVNEGGAESPADPEVASEAATPTTKRKLLLQEWNERKGGAKRRLADESRGEYIEVQMEQRAKRLRKMLTKTDQKEVMAPSSAPTDSTVKRTRGRPRSRRLSSVDAQPQVVVEAKSQNPETEEFLSKLSSPTKKRDSLLGYFAKVESPKELTEKVTIAIETPPMETPKRRTQRRKSQAETPIIEAEFTPSSRPRRSCAGKARYDYDLETSPVKQQKTKLQKAEESIEVIDLDSSSAAATPKKLAPLFVRQLPKPSPDPSVLKARQAFLQSGVPDKIRQEQNRQKNYEQMYEESYEVFPRLAHIGCESFASSNEPLQLPFALRSEEEYVEVATTLPFNKRRSKTSSITSCLPADFTSSKSFNKFNYATLPQLENKRGFVKLWKNDFDRFPTFKCYNQMREKYRHFSAIDSAQDTQQMGESLVVTRRTRRSMEQNMAQTDEEAKPPPSAPNGELLFTEKYKPLLFEQVLVNLTPVQELKEFLSAWSGNGGSNRNSQGMDDTFDMSNDSASMGANSNTMVLVGPSSSGKTNAVFTLANDMNFNVLEINAGMKRTGKKLIQELQEATQSHQIRKDSKTGGGSSQQLLQKLQKSGLKAKAAAVEPPSEVRKSLILIEDADILFDNLDAGFTDAIYTLAASSKRPVIVVATDPNCAHLQRLMQQNVVHFQPPNALNISRFLAVLSLMENCPIELDELISLYLYNQQNLRKTLMELQFYIQSGGDPSGAKTGGIKSPTKSSHSRLATVDGSRIHQRFFEFFTSPQNIQHRIPFPLDFNLLRLNLTELMSSSPLLKEQAPGAGSRNTAKRKSRSPKKAWLSSATGQKNDGYSSSLATLASFYDNISMAALMESDCSDRLQWHLSEDIAHLLVEQALQTGLAAKECPYNLFDKPAHRVTICEHLGNGVMRSASAKSLDFEPTLRSICRSEKERAGQERKSSRFYHYLRNHTVNVTSFTMEYFDAACSSFQTIPNSEPPTEAEPKD, encoded by the exons ATGGAGGAGGTGCTCCACTCGGTGAAGCAGAAGCACCGGGAGAAGCACAAGCGGAAAAGGGAGGAGAAGCGCCGAGCGGCCCTCTTGGAGGACCAGAAGAAATCTTCCCAGGAGGCCGGTAGGCCGGAAAAAGAGAAACCCCAGCCGCTGCGGGAGAAATCCTCTCAAGAAAATGGCCTCAAGAATGGCCGGCGGCGCTCCAGTCCTCTAAAGTCCAGCACTCCGGTGGCCGACAACCAGAGCATCATGAAGCACTTCGCTAAGGCGGGCAAGCCGGAGAATCTGGCTGCCTCACCGGTGAACACCGCCAAAGCCAAACCAGCCACCAATGTTTTTGAGTTCATGATGAATGCCCGCAATCGTTCCATAGGAGTTAACGAAGGTGGCGCCGAATCCCCAGCGGATCCAGAGGTGGCCAGTGAAGCAGCCACGCCAACGACGAAGCGGAAGCTGCTCCTCCAGGAGTGGAACGAACGAAAGGGTGGAGCCAAGAGAAGACTGGCGGATGAGTCTCGCGGGGAGTACATCGAAGTGCAGATGGAGCAAAGGGCCAAGAG ATTGAGGAAAATGTTGACCAAGACTGACCAGAAGGAGGTTATGGCACCTTCCTCAGCGCCCACAGATTCAACAGTCAAGCGAACCAGAGGTCGGCCCCGCTCCCGACGCCTCAGTTCCGTGGATGCGCAGCCTCAGGTCGTCGTGGAAGCCAAATCCCAAAATCCCGAGACAGAGGAGTTCCTCTCGAAGCTTTCGTCGCCAACGAAAAAGCGTGACAGTCTGCTTGGTTACTTTGCCAAAGTGGAATCGCCCAAGGAGCTGACCGAAAAGGTTACCATTGCGATAGAAACTCCACCCATGGAAACGCCCAAGCGAAGAACGCAACGAAGAAAGAGCCAGGCAGAGACACCCATTATAGAAGCAGAATTCACTCCTTCGTCGCGACCAAGACGCTCCTGTGCGGGAAAGGCGCGCTACGACTACGACCTGGAAACGAGTCCTGTCAAGCAACAAAAGACCAAGTTGCAAAAGGCAGAGGAGTCCATTGAGGTTATCGATCTGGACAGCAGTAGTGCAGCTGCCACGCCAAAGAAACTAGCTCCGCTTTTTGTCCGTCAATTGCCAAAGCCCAGTCCGGATCCGTCGGTTCTGAAAGCTCGACAGGCTTTCCTGCAATCGGGGGTGCCTGATAAAATTCGGCAGGAACAAAACCGTCAAAAGAACTATGAGCAGATGTACGAGGAGAGCTATGAGGTTTTCCCCAGATTGGCGCATATAGGTTGCGAAAGCTTTGCCTCTTCAAATGAACCTTTGCAGCTGCCCTTTGCTTTGAGATCAGAAGAGGAGTATGTAGAGGTTGCCACTACCTTACCCTTTAACAAGCGACGTTCCAAAACGAGTAGCATCACCAGCTGCCTGCCCGCGGACTTTACGTCTAGCAAAAGTTTTAACAAGTTCAACTACGCTACTTTGCCCCAGCTTGAAAACAAGCGCGGCTTTGTTAAGCTCTGGAAGAACGACTTCGATCGCTTTCCCACATTCAAGTGCTACAATCAGATGAGGGAGAAGTATCGCCATTTTAGCGCCATTGACAGTGCGCAGGATACGCAACAAATGGGCGAATCCTTGGTGGTTACGCGGCGCACCCGCCGCTCCATGGAGCAGAACATGGCCCAGACTGATGAGGAGGCTAAGCCACCACCCTCGGCTCCCAATGGAGAGCTACTTTTCACCGAAAAGTACAAACCGCTGTTGTTCGAGCAGGTTCTAGTGAATCTAACGCCCGTGCAGGAGCTCAAGGAATTTCTGTCTGCCTGGAGTGGCAATGGTGGCAGCAATCGCAATTCGCAGGGCATGGACGACACCTTCGACATGAGCAACGATTCGGCATCCATGGGTGCAAATAGCAACACAATGGTGCTGGTGGGACCTTCGTCCAGTGGCAAAACCAATGCAGTCTTCACTTTAGCCAACGACATGAACTTTAATGTTCTGGAGATAAATGCAGGAATGAAGCGTACGGGTAAGAAACTGATACAAGAACTCCAGGAGGCCACGCAGTCGCATCAGATAAGGAAGGACAGCAAAACGGGCGGAGGATCCTCGCAACAGTTGCTCCAAAAGTTGCAAAAGAGTGGTTTAAAGGCAAAAGCAGCCGCCGTTGAACCCCCATCCGAAGTGCGGAAATCTCTAATACTAATAGAAGATGCGGATATCCTTTTCGATAACTTGGATGCTGGTTTTACGGATGCAATTTACACGTTGGCCGCCAGTTCAAAGAGGCCCGTAATTGTAGTGGCCACGGATCCAAATTGCGCGCATCTGCAGCGTCTTATGCAGCAGAACGTAGTCCACTTCCAGCCTCCGAATGCGTTAAACATCTCCCGATTCCTAGCTGTCCTATCGCTGATGGAAAACTGTCCCATCGAGCTGGATGAATTGATATCCCTGTATCTGTACAATCAGCAGAATCTGCGCAAGACGTTAATGGAGCTGCAGTTTTACATTCAGAGTGGTGGAGATCCGAGTGGCGCAAAGACGGGTGGCATTAAGTCGCCCACCAAATCCTCACATAGCCGACTAGCCACCGTCGATGGCAGTCGCATCCATCAACGATTCTTTGAGTTCTTTACAAGCCCACAAAACATCCAGCACAGGATACCCTTTCCCTTGGACTTTAACCTGCTGCGCTTAAATCTCACCGAGCTGATGTCTAGTTCCCCGCTGCTCAAGGAACAGGCACCAGGCGCCGGAAGTAGAAACACAGCCAAGCGAAAGTCGCGCTCTCCAAAGAAGGCCTGGCTAAGCAGCGCCACTGGGCAAAAGAACGATGGCTATAGTTCTTCCCTCGCCACGCTGGCCTCCTTCTATGACAACATTTCGATGGCTGCTCTGATGGAGTCCGATTGCAGTGATCGCTTGCAGTGGCACCTGTCCGAGGACATCGCGCACCTGCTGGTGGAGCAGGCTCTCCAAACTGGACTCGCGGCCAAGGAGTGTCCCTACAACCTATTCGACAAGCCAGCTCACAG AGTAACAATTTGTGAGCACCTAGGCAATGGAGTTATGCGCTCCGCCTCCGCCAAATCGTTGGACTTTGAACCTACCCTGCGTTCCATCTGCCGCAGTGAAAAGGAAAGGGCAGGACAGGAACGGAAATCGAGTAGATTCTATCACTACCTGCGGAACCACACGGTGAACGTAACCAGTTTCACGATGGAGTACTTCGACGCAGCCTGCAGTAGTTTCCAAACGATCCCCAACAGCGAACCACCGACGGAAGCCGAGCCAAAGGATTAG
- the elg1 gene encoding enhanced level of genomic instability 1 isoform X1: protein MTDVNCLTSEHIATATTASPPGTPAKNAGKDLDEPTSPFVLRAPPSAKSKLILQNMEEVLHSVKQKHREKHKRKREEKRRAALLEDQKKSSQEAGRPEKEKPQPLREKSSQENGLKNGRRRSSPLKSSTPVADNQSIMKHFAKAGKPENLAASPVNTAKAKPATNVFEFMMNARNRSIGVNEGGAESPADPEVASEAATPTTKRKLLLQEWNERKGGAKRRLADESRGEYIEVQMEQRAKRLRKMLTKTDQKEVMAPSSAPTDSTVKRTRGRPRSRRLSSVDAQPQVVVEAKSQNPETEEFLSKLSSPTKKRDSLLGYFAKVESPKELTEKVTIAIETPPMETPKRRTQRRKSQAETPIIEAEFTPSSRPRRSCAGKARYDYDLETSPVKQQKTKLQKAEESIEVIDLDSSSAAATPKKLAPLFVRQLPKPSPDPSVLKARQAFLQSGVPDKIRQEQNRQKNYEQMYEESYEVFPRLAHIGCESFASSNEPLQLPFALRSEEEYVEVATTLPFNKRRSKTSSITSCLPADFTSSKSFNKFNYATLPQLENKRGFVKLWKNDFDRFPTFKCYNQMREKYRHFSAIDSAQDTQQMGESLVVTRRTRRSMEQNMAQTDEEAKPPPSAPNGELLFTEKYKPLLFEQVLVNLTPVQELKEFLSAWSGNGGSNRNSQGMDDTFDMSNDSASMGANSNTMVLVGPSSSGKTNAVFTLANDMNFNVLEINAGMKRTGKKLIQELQEATQSHQIRKDSKTGGGSSQQLLQKLQKSGLKAKAAAVEPPSEVRKSLILIEDADILFDNLDAGFTDAIYTLAASSKRPVIVVATDPNCAHLQRLMQQNVVHFQPPNALNISRFLAVLSLMENCPIELDELISLYLYNQQNLRKTLMELQFYIQSGGDPSGAKTGGIKSPTKSSHSRLATVDGSRIHQRFFEFFTSPQNIQHRIPFPLDFNLLRLNLTELMSSSPLLKEQAPGAGSRNTAKRKSRSPKKAWLSSATGQKNDGYSSSLATLASFYDNISMAALMESDCSDRLQWHLSEDIAHLLVEQALQTGLAAKECPYNLFDKPAHRVTICEHLGNGVMRSASAKSLDFEPTLRSICRSEKERAGQERKSSRFYHYLRNHTVNVTSFTMEYFDAACSSFQTIPNSEPPTEAEPKD from the exons ATGACCGATGTAAATTGTCTTACAAGTGAGCACATTGCAACCGCCACCACTGCGAGTCCACCGGGAACTCCCGCCAAAAATGCTGGCAAGGATCTCGACGAACCCACCTCGCCGTTCGTTTTGAGAGCACCGCCCAGCGCCAAGTCCAAACTGATCCTTCAGAATATGGAGGAGGTGCTCCACTCGGTGAAGCAGAAGCACCGGGAGAAGCACAAGCGGAAAAGGGAGGAGAAGCGCCGAGCGGCCCTCTTGGAGGACCAGAAGAAATCTTCCCAGGAGGCCGGTAGGCCGGAAAAAGAGAAACCCCAGCCGCTGCGGGAGAAATCCTCTCAAGAAAATGGCCTCAAGAATGGCCGGCGGCGCTCCAGTCCTCTAAAGTCCAGCACTCCGGTGGCCGACAACCAGAGCATCATGAAGCACTTCGCTAAGGCGGGCAAGCCGGAGAATCTGGCTGCCTCACCGGTGAACACCGCCAAAGCCAAACCAGCCACCAATGTTTTTGAGTTCATGATGAATGCCCGCAATCGTTCCATAGGAGTTAACGAAGGTGGCGCCGAATCCCCAGCGGATCCAGAGGTGGCCAGTGAAGCAGCCACGCCAACGACGAAGCGGAAGCTGCTCCTCCAGGAGTGGAACGAACGAAAGGGTGGAGCCAAGAGAAGACTGGCGGATGAGTCTCGCGGGGAGTACATCGAAGTGCAGATGGAGCAAAGGGCCAAGAG ATTGAGGAAAATGTTGACCAAGACTGACCAGAAGGAGGTTATGGCACCTTCCTCAGCGCCCACAGATTCAACAGTCAAGCGAACCAGAGGTCGGCCCCGCTCCCGACGCCTCAGTTCCGTGGATGCGCAGCCTCAGGTCGTCGTGGAAGCCAAATCCCAAAATCCCGAGACAGAGGAGTTCCTCTCGAAGCTTTCGTCGCCAACGAAAAAGCGTGACAGTCTGCTTGGTTACTTTGCCAAAGTGGAATCGCCCAAGGAGCTGACCGAAAAGGTTACCATTGCGATAGAAACTCCACCCATGGAAACGCCCAAGCGAAGAACGCAACGAAGAAAGAGCCAGGCAGAGACACCCATTATAGAAGCAGAATTCACTCCTTCGTCGCGACCAAGACGCTCCTGTGCGGGAAAGGCGCGCTACGACTACGACCTGGAAACGAGTCCTGTCAAGCAACAAAAGACCAAGTTGCAAAAGGCAGAGGAGTCCATTGAGGTTATCGATCTGGACAGCAGTAGTGCAGCTGCCACGCCAAAGAAACTAGCTCCGCTTTTTGTCCGTCAATTGCCAAAGCCCAGTCCGGATCCGTCGGTTCTGAAAGCTCGACAGGCTTTCCTGCAATCGGGGGTGCCTGATAAAATTCGGCAGGAACAAAACCGTCAAAAGAACTATGAGCAGATGTACGAGGAGAGCTATGAGGTTTTCCCCAGATTGGCGCATATAGGTTGCGAAAGCTTTGCCTCTTCAAATGAACCTTTGCAGCTGCCCTTTGCTTTGAGATCAGAAGAGGAGTATGTAGAGGTTGCCACTACCTTACCCTTTAACAAGCGACGTTCCAAAACGAGTAGCATCACCAGCTGCCTGCCCGCGGACTTTACGTCTAGCAAAAGTTTTAACAAGTTCAACTACGCTACTTTGCCCCAGCTTGAAAACAAGCGCGGCTTTGTTAAGCTCTGGAAGAACGACTTCGATCGCTTTCCCACATTCAAGTGCTACAATCAGATGAGGGAGAAGTATCGCCATTTTAGCGCCATTGACAGTGCGCAGGATACGCAACAAATGGGCGAATCCTTGGTGGTTACGCGGCGCACCCGCCGCTCCATGGAGCAGAACATGGCCCAGACTGATGAGGAGGCTAAGCCACCACCCTCGGCTCCCAATGGAGAGCTACTTTTCACCGAAAAGTACAAACCGCTGTTGTTCGAGCAGGTTCTAGTGAATCTAACGCCCGTGCAGGAGCTCAAGGAATTTCTGTCTGCCTGGAGTGGCAATGGTGGCAGCAATCGCAATTCGCAGGGCATGGACGACACCTTCGACATGAGCAACGATTCGGCATCCATGGGTGCAAATAGCAACACAATGGTGCTGGTGGGACCTTCGTCCAGTGGCAAAACCAATGCAGTCTTCACTTTAGCCAACGACATGAACTTTAATGTTCTGGAGATAAATGCAGGAATGAAGCGTACGGGTAAGAAACTGATACAAGAACTCCAGGAGGCCACGCAGTCGCATCAGATAAGGAAGGACAGCAAAACGGGCGGAGGATCCTCGCAACAGTTGCTCCAAAAGTTGCAAAAGAGTGGTTTAAAGGCAAAAGCAGCCGCCGTTGAACCCCCATCCGAAGTGCGGAAATCTCTAATACTAATAGAAGATGCGGATATCCTTTTCGATAACTTGGATGCTGGTTTTACGGATGCAATTTACACGTTGGCCGCCAGTTCAAAGAGGCCCGTAATTGTAGTGGCCACGGATCCAAATTGCGCGCATCTGCAGCGTCTTATGCAGCAGAACGTAGTCCACTTCCAGCCTCCGAATGCGTTAAACATCTCCCGATTCCTAGCTGTCCTATCGCTGATGGAAAACTGTCCCATCGAGCTGGATGAATTGATATCCCTGTATCTGTACAATCAGCAGAATCTGCGCAAGACGTTAATGGAGCTGCAGTTTTACATTCAGAGTGGTGGAGATCCGAGTGGCGCAAAGACGGGTGGCATTAAGTCGCCCACCAAATCCTCACATAGCCGACTAGCCACCGTCGATGGCAGTCGCATCCATCAACGATTCTTTGAGTTCTTTACAAGCCCACAAAACATCCAGCACAGGATACCCTTTCCCTTGGACTTTAACCTGCTGCGCTTAAATCTCACCGAGCTGATGTCTAGTTCCCCGCTGCTCAAGGAACAGGCACCAGGCGCCGGAAGTAGAAACACAGCCAAGCGAAAGTCGCGCTCTCCAAAGAAGGCCTGGCTAAGCAGCGCCACTGGGCAAAAGAACGATGGCTATAGTTCTTCCCTCGCCACGCTGGCCTCCTTCTATGACAACATTTCGATGGCTGCTCTGATGGAGTCCGATTGCAGTGATCGCTTGCAGTGGCACCTGTCCGAGGACATCGCGCACCTGCTGGTGGAGCAGGCTCTCCAAACTGGACTCGCGGCCAAGGAGTGTCCCTACAACCTATTCGACAAGCCAGCTCACAG AGTAACAATTTGTGAGCACCTAGGCAATGGAGTTATGCGCTCCGCCTCCGCCAAATCGTTGGACTTTGAACCTACCCTGCGTTCCATCTGCCGCAGTGAAAAGGAAAGGGCAGGACAGGAACGGAAATCGAGTAGATTCTATCACTACCTGCGGAACCACACGGTGAACGTAACCAGTTTCACGATGGAGTACTTCGACGCAGCCTGCAGTAGTTTCCAAACGATCCCCAACAGCGAACCACCGACGGAAGCCGAGCCAAAGGATTAG
- the Trs20 gene encoding probable trafficking protein particle complex subunit 2 produces the protein MSTYYFVIVGHNDNPIYEKEFSTVNKELRKEDHRHLSQFIAHAALDLVDEHKWKTANMQLKSIDRFNQWFVSAFITASQIRFIIVHDNKNDEGIKNFFNEMYDTYIKHSMNAFYRINTPIKSPMFEKKSEIFGRKYLLS, from the exons ATGTCCACCTACTACTTTGTTATTGTGGGCCACAATGATAATCCCATCTATGAAAAGGAATTCAGCACGGTGAACAAGGAACTCAGG AAAGAGGACCACAGGCACCTGAGCCAGTTTATTGCCCATGCCGCCTTGGATTTGGTGGACGAGCACAAATGGAAAACTGCCAATATGCAGCTTAAATCCATTGATAGGTTCAATCAGTGGTTCGTTTCGGCCTTCATTACAGCCAGCCAAATAAGATTCATCATCGTGCATGACAACAAAAACGATGAAGGCATCAAGAACTTCTTCAACGAGATGTATGACACGTATATTAAACACTCAATGAACGCCTTCTATCGGATAAACACACCCATCAAATCCCCGATGTTTGAGAAAAAGTCGGAGATCTTTGGCCGGAAGTATCTGTTATCCTAA